The Mixophyes fleayi isolate aMixFle1 chromosome 1, aMixFle1.hap1, whole genome shotgun sequence genome includes a region encoding these proteins:
- the LOC142106576 gene encoding C-X-C motif chemokine 10-like isoform X2, with translation MDSKCVVILCFLLLSATLIQGFAVPRGNRCLCKNLSKRLNVMAVAKLEIYPRSSSCENIEYIATLKGSNLTKCVSPDLREVKALLGGKNRHLKHIPVIRHQ, from the exons ATGGACTCCAAGTGTGTTGTCATCCTTTGCTTCCTCTTGCTTTCTGCTACTCTTATACAAG GGTTTGCTGTACCACGTGGGAACCGGTGTTTGTGCAAGAATTTGTCCAAAAGGCTAAATGTGATGGCAGTGGCAAAGTTGGAGATTTACCCAAGAAGCTCTTCATGTGAAAACATTGAATACAT TGCTACTCTGAAAGGCTCAAATCTTACAAAATGTGTTAGTCCTGACTTAAGAGAAGTAAAGGCTCTACTGGGTGGAAAAAATCG ACACCTCAAACATATTCCAGTGATCCGTCACCAATGA